The nucleotide window GTGCGCTGCCCTGCCGCGACCGCGCCTCCTCCACGAGTCGGGTCGTCACCGACGCCACGACCCGCACCGCACGGTTGCCGGCCACGGCCCGCACCAAGGTCTCCATGTTCCCCTCCACGGCGTTCATCGTGCGCGTCCGCGCCGGATGCGAACGGCCAACAGCTCGCCGTCCCGAACCTCTACCGTCGGCTGGGCCGAGGTGACCTCGTTGCTCACACCCAGCGAGCTGCCCATCGTCAGAGCGCCGTCCACCAGAACGAACCGTAGTCCGCGCGTGGAGATTCCCGAACTGTGCCCCCGCAGCGAGAACAGCGACACCCAGTCGCCCGGTCGGGCATCGAGTACAGCCCCGCCCCGCACGAACTGCACGAGCGTACCGGCGGCCACCACCCGCAGATCGACCCCCCTGTCTGCCGCGTAGCGCGTGAGCAGCAGGTTCGCCAGCGCGTGGTCGATCCGGCCGCCCAGCCCGGCCAGCAGGAAGGCCCGCGAGTAGCCGCGATCGGCGACGACGTCCACCGCCAGCTCGGTGTCGGTCTTGTCCTTGTCGGCGGGGTATCGGATCCGCTCGATCCGTGTGCCGTCGAGGCGGTCGAGCAAGGACCGGTCGAGCGAGTCCCAGTCCCCCACGAGCACGTGAGGAGTCCAGCCCGCCCGCAGCACGCGTGCCAGACCGCCGTCGGCGCACACGAGCAGTCCTGCAGCCCCGTAACGACGAGGCACAGGGCCTCGCCCCCCGGCGACGATGACGGCGAACGGGTCGCTCACGCCTGCGGCTGGGGTCGGGGCAGCGACCGCAGGAGGAGCAGCGTCACGAACACGCTGATCACGATCTCCGGCAGCATGTACGACCCGTTGTAGATGG belongs to Armatimonadota bacterium and includes:
- a CDS encoding thiamine diphosphokinase, producing MSDPFAVIVAGGRGPVPRRYGAAGLLVCADGGLARVLRAGWTPHVLVGDWDSLDRSLLDRLDGTRIERIRYPADKDKTDTELAVDVVADRGYSRAFLLAGLGGRIDHALANLLLTRYAADRGVDLRVVAAGTLVQFVRGGAVLDARPGDWVSLFSLRGHSSGISTRGLRFVLVDGALTMGSSLGVSNEVTSAQPTVEVRDGELLAVRIRRGRAR